The DNA window GCATCAACACTATCTGCGTGATAAACAGAAAGCCGTACAGGCTGTTCCTTACGACGACGTCGCCAGCGCCCTGGCCGCGCTGAAGGCCGGGCAAATAACCGGCGTCATGGGCGACTTCGCCACCCTCGACGCCTGGCAGCAGGAGAACCCTGACTACGCCATCATGGATGAACGTGCCACCGACCCGGCTTATTACGGTAAGCAGTATGCGATTGCGGTGCGCAAAGACGATCCGGAGCTACTGAATGCGATCAACGATGCCCTGACCGCGGTCATGGCGACGCCTGACTTCCAGCAGATGCAGCAGAAGTGGTTTAAATAACGCAGAAAGGTGTACCGGGCCGCGCACAGGGCCCGGTCGCGGTTTACAGCTTAATGAAATGCTCGCGGTAGTAAGCCAGCTCGGCGACTGACTCGCGGATATCGTCCATCGCCTGATGGGTACCCTGCTTTTTAAAGCCGTCGAGAATTTCCGGCTTCCAGCGGCGCGCCAGCTCTTTCAGCGTGCTAACGTCCAGATAGCGATAGTGGAAATAGGCTTCCAGTTGCGGCATGTACTTAAACAGGAAGCGACGATCCTGGCCGATGCTGTTGCCGCAGATCGGCGACTTGCCCGCCGGCACCCACTGCTTAAGAAACTCAATGGTCGCCAGTTCGGCGTCGTGCTCGCTGACGGCGCTGGCCTTCACGCGATCCACCAGCCCGCTGCCGGTATGCGTCCGCACATTCCACTCGTCCATCAGCGCCAGCTGGGCATCCGATTGATGCACCGCGATGGTCGGCCCCTCGGCCAGAATGTTCAGGTTGGCATCGGTCACCAGGGTGGCGATTTCAATAATGCGATCGCGCTCCGGATCCAGCCCTGTCATCTCAAGATCGATCCAAATGAGGTTGTTTTCATTTGCACTCATGCTATTTTCCACCCTTCTTGCGTGACTATATTCATCTAAAATAGCGTGTATCATAGAGG is part of the Klebsiella quasipneumoniae subsp. quasipneumoniae genome and encodes:
- the orn gene encoding oligoribonuclease → MSANENNLIWIDLEMTGLDPERDRIIEIATLVTDANLNILAEGPTIAVHQSDAQLALMDEWNVRTHTGSGLVDRVKASAVSEHDAELATIEFLKQWVPAGKSPICGNSIGQDRRFLFKYMPQLEAYFHYRYLDVSTLKELARRWKPEILDGFKKQGTHQAMDDIRESVAELAYYREHFIKL